A window from Salvia miltiorrhiza cultivar Shanhuang (shh) chromosome 2, IMPLAD_Smil_shh, whole genome shotgun sequence encodes these proteins:
- the LOC131008145 gene encoding uncharacterized protein LOC131008145 — protein sequence MAKTKGGAGSGNTQPPKKKGAKLPPPKRTTRRTASEETSTKITEDPLLKIQPEDKGRAKVLQQEEREVARAAAESTQPEEGEPELTPPVKKSKKAQARGETASEETEAEEEKGEEEKVDEEEDDEAEKVEAVQEREVEIPTPQSKRPGVKRKLDVAKPPLPVKAKPAPAGSKTRTKAEQSKKPRKPTAAEKGKAKEMEEPMEVDPERTEMVESSNSEDVVAPAKPVTSTITSKPKGVKRRGVVRPSTMETVIPRDSLRYAVLQNREITPWYFLVTQVLEDFGIKECVEGYFESIG from the exons ATGGCAAAAACCAAAGGAGGAGCAGGCTCCGGAAATACCCAACCGCCGAAGAAGAAAGGCGCCAAACTCCCACCTCCAAAGCGTACCACAAGGCGGACCGCTTCGGAGGAGACCTCCACTAAAATCACCGAAGACCCTTTGCTGAAGATCCAGCCCGAGGACAAAGGGCGTGCCAAAGTCCTCCAACAAGAGGAACGAGAAGTAGCAAGAGCAGCCGCCGAGTCGACGCAACCGGAAGAAGgggagcccgagctcacccctCCTGTGAAGAAATCAAAGAAGGCTCAGGCGA GAGGGGAGACAGCTTCCGAGGAAACGGaagcggaggaggagaagggcgaagaagagaaggtggacGAGGAAGAGGATGATGAAGCAGAGAAAGTTGAGGCCGTTCAGGAGAGGGAAGTAGAAATCCcaacaccccagagcaagagaccCGGAGTGAAAAGAAAGCTAGATGTTGCCAAACCCCCGCTACCAGTTAAGGCCAAACCGGCACCGGCAGGCAGTAAGACCCGAACAAAAGCTGAACAGAGTAAGAAACCAAGGAAACCCACTGCAGCCGAAAAAGGGAAGGCCAAGGAGATGGAGGAGCCGATGGAAGTAGACCCAGAGAGAACCGAGATGGTTGAAAGCTCCAACTCGGAGGATGTGGTCGCCCCTGCTAAGCCGGTGACGAGCACAATCACCTCAAAACCCAAGGGCGTCAAGCGCAGGGGAGTGGTACGACCCAGTACTATGGAGACGGTCATACCGAGGGACAGTCTGAGGTATGCCGTTTTACAGAATCGGGAGATAACTccttggtattttctggtgACTCAAGTGTTGGAGGATTTCGGGATAAAAGAATGTGTGGAGGGATATTTCGAGAGCATTGGTTAG
- the LOC131011612 gene encoding uncharacterized protein LOC131011612, whose product MFIFFGSVRLPSRQVANLWPVGVMSIVWGIWNHRNKAVFDDASISATTLAVQVKAFILEASRFNLGEMTNSVEELPVLHGLGVPGKPCRPTSYVYVFWLPPPYPWRKINIDGSVHGSPLCIHAGDIIRDSSTVIGCFHFAAGRDWAFKAELLALIIALEQVVVQGWDYIWIEIDYTYLVDLFCSCSYSVPWRFFSRWWKILQDITDLHIIITHIYREENHVADFLASSVVDEGYWPFAISYILQLVRDDNRSLPYVRIVQ is encoded by the exons ATGTTCATCTTTTTTGGGAGTGTTCGATTGCCAAGCAG GCAAGTCGCGAACCTTTGGCCGGTCGGTGTCATGTCCATTGTTTGGGGTATTTGGAACCATCGGAATAAGGCGGTGTTTGATGATGCTTCTATTTCTGCCACCACTTTGGCTGTCCAGGTCAAGGCTTTCATTCTTGAGGCTTCTCGTTTCAATCTTGGCGAGATGACTAACTCGGTTGAGGAGTTGCCGGTTCTTCATGGTCTTGGGGTGCCGGGCAAACCCTGTCGTCCTACCTCTTATGTTTATGTCTTTTGGCTGCCTCCTCCGTATCCTTGGCGAAAGATCAACATTGATGGGTCTGTCCATGGTTCGCCGCTCTGTATTCACGCGGGTGACATCATTCGTGACTCCAGCACTGTGATTGGGTGCTTCCATTTTGCTGCTGGTAGAGACTGGGCTTTCAAGGCAGAGCTTTTGGCTCTGATTATTGCCTTGGAGCAGGTGGTGGTCCAGGGTTGGGATTACATTTGGATTGAGATAGACTATACTTATTTGGTGGATCTCTTCTGTTCTTGCTCATATTCGGTTCCTTGGCGGTTCTTCAGTAGGTGGTGGAAGATTCTTCAGGATATTACTGACTTGCATATTATCATTACTCATATCTATAGAGAAGAGAACCACGTTGCTGACTTCCTTGCTTCTTCTGTGGTGGATGAGGGTTATTGGCCTTTTGCTATTTCGTATATTCTGCAGCTGGTGCGAGATGACAATCGTTCTCTTCCCTATGTCCGGATCGTTCAGTAG